GCCGACGACGACGGACCCCGTCGCGCTTACCGCCATAATGATGCTCCGCAATAGCCCGTAGCCGGCCCCCTGGATGTCGTCCGGAAGGCTACCCACGAGGAACGCATTGTTAACGGGGCCGGCACCGGCCCGGGTGCCCAGGACAATCACGAGAACCGCGAGCCACTCGACCGTGTTAACGAACGGGAGCGCGGTGAGGGCCAGCACGTGGACGGTTGTGAGCGCGACGAGGAGCCCGCGCTCGCCGAACGAGTCGGAGAGGTACCCGGCGAACGGTTGCACGACCGCTCCCGTCGCGAAAAACGCCCCGAACAACAACGCTGCGGTCGGCGGATCGAGACCTTTTATCGATACTAGATAAAGCGGAAAGAACGCCGTGAACCCTTGGTAGGTGAACGCCATCAACGCGCTCGCGAGACTGAGCAGCGCGATCGTCCGGTCGCGCAGTATTCGGGCGAGTCGCGAGGCGGTTTGACGCGGCGATAGACCGATCGCGGCTGTCGACGCCGCGGAGGCATGCGGGACCGTTCGCCAGATCGCATAGCACACGAGGAGGAACATGGGCAGGACGAACGAGACGCCGGAGCGCCAGCCGAACCGGACGGCGAGGATCCCGGCAACGAACGGGAGGACAGCGGCCCCGACGTTCCCCGCGGCGAAGGTGATCCCCATCACCGTACCGTCTTTGGTCGGGAAGGTCCTGGAGATGATCGTCACGCGTGGCGGAGCGAACAGCCCGGTGCCAAGGCCGAACGCGGCGCATGCGACGAAGAAGGCCGTTAGCGTCGGCGCGACCGCGAAGAGAGCGACGCCGACCGCGGCGATTCCCATACTCGCGAGGAGGATTCGTCGCTCGCCCGCCCGGTCGACCAGCACACCGGCCGGAAACTGCATGCCTGCGTACGTGAGCCACATTATCGTGACGGCGGCGCCGGCCGTGGTGTTCGAAATATCAAATTCGGCGGTGATCTGTGGCAGGAGGGTCGGGATCACGAGCCGCGTGCCGAGCGCGACCATCCACCCGGCGGCGACCGTGACGGCGATCCATGCGCGACCGTCCGCCGAGACGAAGGGCACAGCGACGGCGTCCCGCCAGGCGAGGGGTCGTGGTCGTGACATCAATGGGAGGATGGTACGCGTCGGTGGTGAATGCTCGATAGTGCGTCGGGGCGGAGGACATCGTACCCGTCCCGGCCGGTGGGAACGACGACCGCGAGTCGAACTTCCGGCCGGCGGTCGGCAGTCCCATGGTCCCCGGATCGGTCGGCCGAGGTCGACGGTGGCGGGGCGCGACGGTCAGCGGAGCGCTGTCGGTCGCCGACGGGCGTGCGCACCCAGGTCTGCCCGCTCGTACGCCTACACGTAGAGAACGACGACCTCCGCTTCGACTTCGACCTCGTACGTGTCGATGGGCGGTTGGTCGCCCATGAGTTCCGTCCCGTACTCGGCCTGCTGATCCGAGCCCTCCACGTCGGTCCCATCTTCATTGGCGGTCTCGTCCTCGCCGTCGTCGTCCGTCGGGGGCGTCTCGACTGCCACGTCGAACGTCGGCGTGGAGAGTTTATGTGGGTTGAAGACGGAATTTCCGGTCGCGATGTCGAACTTCCAGCCGTGCCACGGGCACTGGATGATCTCGCCTTCGCGGATGAGCTCGTACTCGCCGACCTCCGGCGCAATCGTTTCACAGGTGACTCGACCCTCGCACAGCGGCGCGAGTTGGTGCGGACACACGTTCGCGAGCGCGTAGAACTCGCCCTTGACGTTGAAGACGCCGATGGTGAGGTTCCCGACCTGGACGATCTTCTTCTTCCCCGGCGGGAGCTCCGACACCGGACACACCTCGTGTCGCGTCTTCCCCCCCGATCCAGCCGAATTGGTGTTCGTCGTCATGTGATTACAGCCCGTACAATTCCTGGGCGTTCTCGTGGTAGATGGCGTTCGAGAGACCCTCCGGAAGGGGCGGGAGACCGTGCGCGGGCGAGTCCCCGTCCCAGTGGGGGTAGTCGCTCGCGAACATCACCGTCTCCTCCGCGTGCATCATTTCGAAGATCTGGAGCAGGTGTTCGGACTTCTCCGGTTCCTCGATGGGCTGGGTCGTGAACCGGACGTTCCGCCGGACGTACTCACTCGGCGGGCGCTCGAGCCAGGGAGCTTGCTCCTTCAGCCCCTTCCAGTTCTTGTCCATGCGCCACAGGACGTGCGGCACCCAGCCGAACCCGCCCTCAATCATCACGAAGTTGAGATCTGGGAACTCGACGAAGACGCCCTCCAGAACCATGCTCACAAGCTGGCCCATGAAGTTGGCCGGGAGGACGGTGTGGCGCTCGAAGTATGAGTTCGGATACCCGGCACCAGACGGCGGGTTCGTGAACGCGCGCCCCTCCGGGCCGACGTGGATGGCGAAGGGGAGCCCCTCCTCCTCGGCGGCCTCGTAGATGGGCCAGTAGTTTCGCTGACCGAGCGGGATCCGGGTGGCACTGCCGGCGATGACCTGGGCCATCTGCGGGTGGTCGGCGAGGCGGTGGATCTCCTTGGCGGAGTGCTCGGGGTTCTGGGTGGCCACGGATATGGACCCGAGGAATCGGTCGTCGGCCGACAGCCAGTCGTCGATGAGCCAGTCGTTGTAGGCGCTCGTCAGTGCGCCGGCGTAGTACGTGTTCGGCAGGGTGGATGCGGCGAGGCTTGGGCCGCCGCCGGTGAGGATGGCGTAATCAATGTCGAACGGATCGAGCAACTGGTCCGCAACCTTCGCCGGATCTGAGCCCGGAGGGCCGCCGTCGTCCGGGTGGGCATCCTCCCGTGGGACGCCGATCGGACTCGACCAGTATCCCTTCGGGTAGAAGACGCCCTGGGACTGGAAGTTCTTCGGCAGGTACGGAATCAGGTCGTCTTCGTCGCGCAGGTATGGGTGAACGTCACAGTCGACGAGAGAAAGATTTCCATCGTCAGGATCCCTGGCTCGAGACCCAGATCGTGGTTGCTGGGACATCAACGAGAAGTCGGACGGTAGCGGTTATAAGTGTTTCCTGTGTCGCGATAGTTCACGTTCGTCGATATGATCGCCGAGCGTACCGGTGTGTTCGAGAGGGCGTCCAACGGTCCGAACCGCACCGCACGCCCGCTAGAGAACGCTCGAGTTCCCCATGTCTGTTCTCGAATCCCCCATGTCGGTTATCGACATCTCGATCTCGTTGACGGTGCGGAGCAATTGCTCCGAGAGCGTCGATTCGATCCGTTCGTCGGACATGGCGTGCTTCGAACCGGTCAGGGTCGCGGCCGCCACGACTCGGTCATTGACGATGATCGAGCGCCCGATCGACCGGACGCCGCTGACCGACTCGCCGTCGTTCAGCGAGTAGCCGTTCTCTCGAACCCGCTTCAACTCCGCGAAGAACTCCTCCCGATCGGTGATCGTGTTCTCAGTCAGCTTCGGAAGCCCGTGTCGGTCGAGAATCGCCGCAACCCGGTCGTCCGAGTACGACGCGACGATGGCCTTGCCGGCCGCCGAACAGTGCACCGGGAGTACCCGTCCGAGAACGTCGTTCCTCGACGGCGCACCTTCCCCCACGACGCGGCAGAGGACGATGGCGCGACCATTTTCCTCGGCCAGGAGCTGCACCATCGTCGAGGTCTCGCGAGCCAGGTGGGCGATGGCCTGCTCCCCCGGTCGGACGATAGCGTATCGGTTCCGCGCGGCCATCCCCAACTTGAGGAAAAGGAGGCCGACGTGGTACTCTGCGCCCTCCTGAACGACGTATCCGCGCCATCGGAGCGTCGCCAGGTGGTCGTGGACCGTACTCGGGGCGATGTCGAGTTGCGCCGCCACTTCGGCCACGGTCGCCCCGTCGAGACGGGTTAGCACCTCAAGGATGTTGAACGCCGTATCGGTAGTCTTTATCCGCCTTTTGGGGACGTCGTAGTTTGTCATGAAGAAACCTCTGAGGTGAACAATAATACGTGTTTCTATCTTATCAGTTGATACTTATTCAATGGTTTATTCTTTGGGATAAGCGAAGTCGAAATTTTCACCCGCATCTGAACAAATTTCTGCCAAGTCCTTCACGGGGTATCAGTTCAGCGGCGGCCACACCGCAGGTTCCGCCGACATCTCCAAATATTTCTCGGTAATGAATTCGGTATTAACGAATCCAAGGGCCGTTCAATCCGCCGCCCGGACGAGACGCGGACGCGTTCAGCCGCGGTTTACATTCCTACTCTTGTAATGAAAACGGGGATCATCTCCGGGTCGGTGGTCGTGTCCTCTGAGTCGCTTATCCGTCATCCTTCATGCATCGAAAATATGCCCGAACTCGTCGTGCTCCGCTTGCCGATCCGAGTGAAAGACGACCATGGAGATCGGCTTCTGGTTGATCGCCGGCCCCGTGATAGTCGTCCCCGGCAAGATGGCGCCCCGGTCGTACAGATCGAACTTGCGGCATTCGCCGGCTGCGAAATAGAACGCTTTGTAGGTTCCCACATGGGCCGCAGGGTTGCCGTCGCGCCGACTCTCGATCGCCGGTTTGTCCGTCTCGCCAATCGCGCGAACCTAGAGGAGGACGATTTCGGTTGGATCCTCCATCCGGTGCCCGTACCGTGATCGGTGGCCACGCGGCAACGTTAGGTCTATGACAGCATCGCCGACCGCTCGTGTGGTGGCCGTGACGTGTGCGCTGTTGTCGTTCATTCAATAAAATTCAGACGCTGAAATACGAGTTCATCGATTCCATAATTCGTGGGTGGGCGGTCGGCTGAACGTCCGCCACTGGCTTGCGCTGTTAGTCCATCAATCTAACGTCCAACGACCGTATCAAGCGCTCGATGGACGAACACCTGCTCAGGAGCATAAATAGATAGTACTCATATCAGACATGTCTTGAGCCGCTGTATATAGCGTTTACCATGACGTCCGTGTGGTTGTAATGCCCCCAGTGCCGTTACGAATAGAGCATCTCAAGCCGAATCTCACTCGTAACGCTCATCACCTGCTGCGGGAGCTCTTCATGAAAGAACTTCCAGCGCAGACGGTGAGCGGGACCGTCAACACTGATTGCACCGAATACTTCGCCATCGACGACATTCGCTGAACTTACTGATCGTGTGCCATTCAGTTGCTCTTCGTCGTTCTGCGCGTATCCTTGATTACGAATCTGCTCCGTAGCTCGCTCGCATACTGGCCACAGCACTCCCACATCGGCGATGAGATGATGACGTGGACCGAAGTCCTTGGCTTCGATTGGCCCATCCATGCCATGGTGAACGTAGGCAATATGATCATGCGAGGCGTGTTCGACAAGTGCCCTGACCTGAACGTCGTCCTTCAGGAGGCGGGCCACTGGTGGGTCCCGTTCATTCGGTATCGGATGGAGGAGTTCTACGAGATGCATCCTGATGATATCAAAATCACACCTCGAAAACACGGGACCAATGAGGACTACCTACAGCGGTCGCCCAGCGAGTCCCTTCGGGACAACGTCTACTTGTGTATACAACCCCTGTCGCTGCCACGTAACTCGGGTGAAGCGAGGAACATGCTCGAGATGAGCCTTGCCGACGAGATGTTCATCTACTCCAGCGACTGGCCGCATCAGACGCTAGACCCGCCCACGTGGTTCTACACGTCACGTGCATTCGACGACGAACTGCGTCAGTCGATCCTGTCGAAAAATGCCGAAGAAATCCTGCGTCTCTAAGGACCACAGATGAGCACAGAACACGAAATAGGAGACGACTACACGAAGGTCGCATCTTTCACAGATATCCCGCGTGGAAGCGGTATCGGCGTGAACGTGAACGGCATCGAGATTGCGGTCTTCAACGCGGACGGGGAGCTCCTTGCCATCTCGAACCGCTGTCCCCATCAGAATGCTCCGCTGTACAAGGCTGGGGACGAGAAAATCAACGCCGAACACACCTGGACGGACACTCGCGGAGGGGTGAACGAGGAGGAAGCCACCGTAAGTTGCCCGTGGCATCTCTGGGAAATGGACCTCGAAACAGGGAAACATGAAGTATCCGGGAAGTGCATTGGAACGTTCGATGTTGAAATCTCGGATGGCGATGTGTACGTCCAAGTCTGACCCTCTGAACGACCCCCGTCGTTCAACTCCCTGTTCGCGATGGGTACCCGGCGACTGATCTCAGCCTCCGGTTTACCATCAACGTGACCGTCGAGCCTGAGCTCGGGGACGTGTCCATGGGAAACGGAGTACTGGCGCATCTCGTAAAGACATAGCTGAAAAGTACAACCGGTGAACAATTATATATGACTAATCTATGGCTTTTATGCTCCACCATCGAGTATTTGATATTTAGAATCTCGGAAACACAGTCGTGTTTCTCCAGGCGGACTAGGGCGAATACGGCTACTTCATTGCGACTGGTGCCCCGCGGTCAGCACTCTCAGAGAGGGCGTCGATCACGCGCATGTTCGCGATCGCCTCGGCAATGTCCGTCCGTGGGGGATCACCTGTTTCGATACAACGGGTGAAGTGGTCTAGCTCCAGGCGGTAGTGGTCGACCAGATCGAATGTCTCCACCTTGTGTCGGCCGTTTAGCTGATACTCGAGCTCTGTCAGTTCGTCGACTGGCGTATCGAACGCGTCGGCGACCTCAAGCCACCCGTTCGAGCCTTCGACGCGATAGCGCTGGACCAGTGGCGTGTCGAATCTCGATTCGATCGTCGCCGTCGCTCCGTCGTCGTACTCGAGGATACCGGTGAATGCCGTGTCGACGCTAGTATCCAGTGGATCAGACATATGTGTCTAGACGCGATCCGGCTCGCCGAGGAACTGCCGTGCAGCCGAGACGGAGTAACACCCCACGTCCATCAGGCTTCCCCGGCGAGATCCGGATTAAGGCGGACGTTCTCCGGGTCGTCGTAGAGCGGGAACTTGAACGATGCAGTGACCGACCGAACGTCGTCGAGCGCCTCCTGTGCGAGTTCGATCGCGCGCTCGGTTCGAGGGTGGTACCGATACATGAACGCCTCCATGAGGGTGACGTCCCACTCCTCACAGTACGCGGCAACCTCGCGGGCATCGTCGGTATCGACCGCGAGCGGCTTCTCGCAGAGGACATCCAGTCCGGCGTCGGCCGCCTTCTTCGTCCATTCGGCGTGGAGTGCGTTTGGAACGGGGATGTGCACCACGTCGATCCCAGAGTCCGCTAGGAGAGCCTCGTAGTCCCCGTAGCTCCGGGGAACGGAGAACTCCTCGGCCAGCGCCGATGCCCGGTCCGCGTCACGCGAGGCGATCGCACCGAGTCGGTGCTCGCTCGCGCGACTCGCGGGCATCACCGACTTCCGGGCGATTCCTGCCGTCCCGAGAATGCCGAACTTCAGACTGGCGAGAGATGCGCACGCCCATAGAAGGGCCAGCGATTCCGCCTGGTGGGACACTCGACTCGCCGCTGCCGTCCTCTCGTTCTCGACCCTCTTTACCTTCTCATTTTCCTCCGTCGTGACTCCGTCCGCCTCCGATTTCGCTTCGGCCGGATGCGCGACGGTCGTCACTGGGTCTGGAGACTACGTAGGCGTCGACACCGAGAACACGGAATGGTCAGTCCACGAGTTCTCGATAGCGCTTTCGAATCGTGAGCGGCGTCACGTCAGCCACGTCAGCGAGTTCGGTCTGCGTAATCTGTTCACCGACTTCCTGCCCGGCCAAGTACACACAGGCCGCTGCGACCCCCTTCGGATTCCGCCCGTTCATAAGCCCCTCAGCGTCCGCACACTGGAGTAGGTCTCGGGCCCGACGTTCGATGTCGTCGGAGGCATCGACGGCGGACGTGAGTCGTGGAACGAACTCACGAGGACGACGTGGCCCTGCTTCAAGGCCAAGTTCCTGGTTCAGCACTCGATAGCCGAGCTTCACCTTCGACTCGTCGCACCGTGCCACCTCGGCAACCTCGCCGAGTGTTCGCGTGTAGCCATCACATCGACACGCCGCGTACAAGCATCCAGCAGCGATCGTTTCGATCGCCCGGCCACGGATCAGGTTCTCCTTCATCGCCTCCCGGTAGATTGCCGCGCTGCGTTCCGCCACTGATTTGGGAAGCTCAAGCGAGCTCGCCATTCGCCGGAGTTCCGAACAGGCGAGGGCGAGGTTCTGCTCTGCTGTCGACCGAAATCGGCCCCGATCGTGCTCGCGACGTAGCCGGCCGAGCTGTGCTCGCTTGCGCCCTGGTAGGATCGACCCCGTCCCGTCTCGTATTCGGCCAATTTCGGTTGAAAGACCGCGATCATGTCTTGCTGCGGTGAGCGGTGCGCCAACCCGGCTGGAATTGTCGTCATCATCGTCGAACGAACGCCACTCCGGCCCCCTGTCGAGCCGCTGCTCGGTGACGACGAGCCCACACTCGGTACACCGCCGCTCACCCGCGTCTGCAATGACGGTGCTACTGCACTCCGGACAGGTCGCGGAGAGCTGCTTATCGGACTGTTCGTCGAACCCGGTTTCGTAGACGTCTCTCAAAGCCATCGTTGATCATGCAGGGCCAGTCACGGCTGCCCCGCACCCTTCAGGGGCCAACAAAACCCATGGCGGGTGCTACATGCCCGTTCAGCCGTGGTCACGCATGTGGGAACGATCGACTAGCGAAGGCCACGTCGAACTCGCAATTCGCCTATCTACACCCTCACCCTCGAATCTACATGGTCATGGACGCTGTGTACACATTCCAGAGGACTAGGATAACTACGGCTGTAAACGATTCACTGATGGCGAATGACGGTGGCGGCGACGTGAGGGTGGTCAAAAGATGAGCTTCAGCCTGCGGGCAAACCCAACCAGTTGGCGTTTAGGTACGGAAGGGCTGAACGACCGCTCTGAGCGTCCAACTAAGTGAACCGTTGAGGGAATAGCATCGAGCACTTCTCAGATGAATCATCACAAGCATGCAGCAGGAGTGTTCACTGGTCAGCACATGGTGTCAATTCCACCGTACCGCTGTGTAGCTGTGCTCTGTTTCCTGTCACAGCGACCACCGTGAATATCGTACATCATTGTTAATAGCGTTTTCGTAATAACACCTTAGATGATTGCCCATCAATATCTGAGCATGGCGTCTGTCCGATTCAACGATGAACCCAGTGTTAGTGACAACTGGGATCGTGTTTTTCGAGCCCTTGCAGCGGAACCCCGCCGCCAAGTGATCGGCTCACTGGTAGACGCGCCAGCTGACCAGGCAATAATCCTCCCGGAGAGTGCGGAATCTGTCCACATCCAGAGCTCACCAGAGGACCTCCGGGTCGACCTGTATCATTCCCATCTGCCACTGTTAGCAGAGTTGGAGTTCGTCGACTGGGATACCGATCCGCTCGTTGCAGTCCGTGGCCCAAAATTCGGTGAAGTTGCCGCAGTGTTCCATGCAGTACACTCGTCCGTGAGCGACCTTCCCGATTCGTTAGTCGACGGGTGTCACCGGCTCGAGCAAGAACGATCAGCTGGGGCTGGCGGGTAACTCGCCCGACGAGTAGCGATCGGAGGGAATTTACGGAATTGGAGGTCTGTCAGTACATCGAATAGTTAGTCGACCGTACGACGAACCCTACCGGAGACGGGACTATACGGTGTCAAGTGACTCCGACCGTGCTTCGACTAAAATGGAGTCATGATCGTCGACGGTGACGAGAGAGTTGCTGTACTCGAACGAGACCTGACCAGACTGACGTGCCGTGTTCTTCTCCCAGGATTCAATAAGGTTGTCCAGTGCATCTGGGTCAAGCGTCTCGTACAGTGGCGGCAGTGACTCAGGGGAACAGTGTTCGGTTGCACTCACTACCTCGATGATGGCGATGCTGACAGATTCATCTGGACTGAGTTCGTATTCTTCGCCGAGAGAAGGTGAGGAAGTCGGATAAACAACCGGATTTCTGTGTTCGATTGATGATCACTGTGTAGGATGGAGTCGCAGGTCGACGGAACGACTGAGCGGAGACCGCCGTCAGGTTCTAGCGGTTGCTCGAACTGGTCCGTCATCTGTGTACCAGCCGGTGTTGAACCCAGCCCCATCGAGGAACTCCACTGCTCGTCCTATGAGGAATGTGAATTGGCGAAGCAACGCTGTGGCGGGTACGGTACTCCAGCCACCGTACTTGGCTTACGAGTTTGGGACGCGACAACGGCCAGAGAGAACGCAGTTCCAGCACGGGAAATCGTCGGTCAGTTAGTCGCACTCGCACGGGTACTCTTCGTCGGCTTCATCGCCGTCTTCGCGCTCACCTCGTGCACCAGCTGTCTGGGTGATGGCCTTCGCTGAGAGGTCCTCCTCCTCGGGGAGCGGTGGGTTCGACGTCCCTGAGCCGTCCGCGGCGAGCTGCGCGTGGATGGCCGTCTCGAGGACTGGCGGTCTGATCGCGACCGCGACGCGGTGTTTGCAGGCCCCCTCGGAGGCTGCGTCAGCGGGACAGTCGCAGTGGGCCGGAAGGCCGTCGCTCACGGTGACCCAATACTCGTGGTTCTCTGGGTCGGGGTGGCTTCCGTTCCGGACAAGGAGTGCGCTGCCGTGGAGCTCGAACTCGAATGCCTCATACTGCGCCCGTTTCAGGACGCGCGACGGTACCTCTAGTCGAGTAAGTGGATGTGTTGGCATGAACATCAGCAAGGGAGAGTGGCTCACCCCGCACCCCTCAGGGGTTGACAAACACGCTGTTCTGACGCTCCAGCAACTTTGTTGAGTTACGCGGACTCTACTCAGGACGGGTCAGAAACGCCCCTCAACCGGCAAATTGAAGATCGACAAGTATCGGGACAACGGGAAAAGCACGCAGGAACTCCTCTCCCTCATTACGGCGGAGGGGGATTTTAGATATACAATGTACAGCGAGCAGCTGACATATGTACGCTGCATTCCGCCTGGTACTCCCATATGCGACCGATAGACTCCCCACGTGAACCCTCGGTGTCACGACCCCGAGTTCGTTGGGAACGTACCCACGGAGAACTGCGCTCCCCTAGGTCCCCCGTCTCGCGACGAAAATACTTTCGACAACCTCATTTTCCCTTCATCTTATAGACCTACTAGATGAGCAATTACCAAACGGTACGGTTACGGAATGGCGCTGAAGTGAGCGTTGGAGATCACTTATTGGTTATGAAGGATATCCCATTGAGTGATTTCACTGAAGAACTGGATACGGGGACGACAATGAAGGTGGACCAGCTCACATTTGATGACGAGCGGTTTGAGACTGGCCTTGTCATCATTTGGACTGAAAATCACGGGTGGATTCACTGTGATCAGCTGGCGAACCTGATGGCTGAAGACCGCATTCTGGTCAGTGTGAATAGGTAAGACAGATCCTTCTCCTGGCCATTTTCCCTCAATTCATGCTCTTGGGAGCGTAGTGCACTCACCGATGGGACGAATCGAGACTTCCTGGTTTTTGATTTGAGTGAGGCGAGTGCCTCTCCACGTATTCGCAAGTGCCTCCTCAAGCAGTTGTTCCCTAAGGAAACCTGTATTCCGACTACTTTCTGATGAGCGGAGTGAAGTACATTTATACAAACTATCTGATTTTGGTTATCTATATAATTGCGTCCCAATAGGTGGAACTCCGGAGTACGGTCGGGGGATTCACGGCGAGCGGGCGGCTCCACACGCTGAGCGTCTGGTTCATCCTCGCGCTCAAGCTGATGATGGGGCTGGCGTTCTTCCAGAGCGGGCTCGACAAGGTGCTCTCTGGGAGCTTCAGCGCTGGTGCCTATCTGACGGGGGCCGCCCCGGCGAACGGGAGTCCGGCCGCGGACCTGTTCGTGGCGATGGGGAACACGCCGTGGGTCGTCGAGTTCGTGAACGTCGCCGTCCCGTGGGGCGAGATACTCATCGGGCTCGGGTTGATCTTCGGCGTCATGACGCGCTTCGCCGCGTTCTGTGGCGCCTTCATGATGCTCCTGTTCTATCTCGGGAACTGGGACATCTCGCATGGCTACATCAACGGGGACTTCGCGTACATGCTCGTCTTCCTCTCGGTCGCCGCGTTCGGCGCCGGGCGGATTCTCGGGTTCGATGCGTACATCGAGCAGTACGAGGTCGATGGGCGACCCCTCGTCGAGCGCTACCCCTGGCTGCGATACGTCCTCGAGTAATCCGGGTTCGTACTACTGGCAGACGAAACCTCGATTGGGCCGAGGCGAAGGCGACTTGTTCGATTTGCTCAGCCCGGACCGGGTCGTTGGAAAGCCATCTCGAGGTGATTCTACGCAGTCGGGAGTCGTACCTTCTTACCCAGAAGTTCTTGATCATCCGCACGAGTGACACGGACTCGTATGCCCCACCGCCATATTCCACCGGCGTGACTGAAGATGAGATCCTGAATTCGTGGGCACCGTGTACGCTGCAACAGGTACGGAAGCCAGCGTGTTCCGGTCGGAGTTGTAGGCACGTCCGAGCATAGAAAGTCTAAGTGTCATGTGACAATTTCAAATCGCGCCCCGCCAGCCGACCCCTTGGTGGCACGAATTGACCAGCCGTGAGCATCGACGATCGCTTTGACGATGGCCAGTCCATAGCCGGTCCCCTGCTGGTCGGTCGAAACGCCCATCTCGAACAAGTCACTAACGTCAGTATCTGGAAAGCCAGTCCCCGAGTCTTCGACGTAGAATCCAGACGAGCCGATTGCGCCGACGCGAACTACGACGTCGGATCCACCGTGTTCGACCGCGTTTCGAAACAGGTTTTCGAACACCTGTTTGAGGCGCGTGGCGTCCGCTTCGATCGTCAAATCCCCCTCAACCAGCAACTCGGCGTTCGGTGCCTGGATGTATCCCCAGGCAGTCCGTGCCGCCGTCTCAAGCCGTACTGGTGAGGTCGTTTCGATGATTTGTCCGTGTCTGGCAAGGGTCAACATGCCCGAGATCAACTCGTCCATGCGGTTCAGTGCTGCAGCCGACTGTTCGATATGGTCGGTGGGGTCACGAGCCTCCGCTGCGAGTTCGAGGTGTCCCTGAGCGACGGTGAGTGGATTCCGAAGGTCGTGACTGACGAGACTCGCGAACTCGTCGAGCCGCTCTGTCTGAGCGGAGAGCTGTGTGCGCTGGTCGTGGAGACGATCTGTCTGCGCGCGCCGTTGCGCATAGAGATATCCGACGATCGCGGACATTGCCATGCCGAACAGAACGGCGTTGAGGTAGCTGATGGCCCGGCTTGAAAAGTCCATTCCGTCCCCTTGCTGGACAGTGACGAGCCAGAACACGATGAACGCGAACAACCCGGCCCCGATGAGTATCGCCTTGGTGGTCATCCAGATGACAGATGTCGACACGTCTTCGCTGACGAGCCATCCACCGAACACACAGATTCCAATGGAGAGGACGAGTGGAAGGAGAATTTGTAGGAACCGAACACTGAGCGATGCGTCGCCACTGAGCAGGACGAGGAGCGTCACGATGACGCTGAGCCCACCAGCGAGACTGACTGCGGCACGTTGGAGACGTTCAGGGACCATATTGAGTAGAGGGGAGCTGGCGATATTGCACTCGGTGGCTTACAGTGGTCTGCAGGCACGGACGCCGGCTATTGCGATGCGACCCTCGCCCCATGGGTAACCGTTCGCCTTCGCGTATCAGCGGTGAGTCTCATGGCGACGCGCCATCGCATCCTCATTCGACCTCGTAAACAGATCAGCGTCTGTCCAAAGCGAAACGGGCGCGGTTTAGGGATGCAGGGGCGGGATTGAGAGCGAGACCTGACCTCTCGTTCGACTGTGGGTGGTACCATTCACTTCCGGAATACCCCATTCGATTTGTCAGGGTCATTCTTGCCTCGCTACATAGCGCGCTCTTATAGTTCTCTTGGCTAAGCCAGTTGACGCACACTCCCTCGTCGACCGTCGCTCACCCTGCAGTGAGGTGAGCTATGTTCAATTACCGATGAGTGACC
The Halorarum halophilum genome window above contains:
- a CDS encoding amidohydrolase family protein; its protein translation is MVNVGNMIMRGVFDKCPDLNVVLQEAGHWWVPFIRYRMEEFYEMHPDDIKITPRKHGTNEDYLQRSPSESLRDNVYLCIQPLSLPRNSGEARNMLEMSLADEMFIYSSDWPHQTLDPPTWFYTSRAFDDELRQSILSKNAEEILRL
- a CDS encoding Rieske (2Fe-2S) protein; the encoded protein is MSTEHEIGDDYTKVASFTDIPRGSGIGVNVNGIEIAVFNADGELLAISNRCPHQNAPLYKAGDEKINAEHTWTDTRGGVNEEEATVSCPWHLWEMDLETGKHEVSGKCIGTFDVEISDGDVYVQV
- a CDS encoding Rieske (2Fe-2S) protein, whose amino-acid sequence is MTTNTNSAGSGGKTRHEVCPVSELPPGKKKIVQVGNLTIGVFNVKGEFYALANVCPHQLAPLCEGRVTCETIAPEVGEYELIREGEIIQCPWHGWKFDIATGNSVFNPHKLSTPTFDVAVETPPTDDDGEDETANEDGTDVEGSDQQAEYGTELMGDQPPIDTYEVEVEAEVVVLYV
- a CDS encoding IclR family transcriptional regulator, whose amino-acid sequence is MTNYDVPKRRIKTTDTAFNILEVLTRLDGATVAEVAAQLDIAPSTVHDHLATLRWRGYVVQEGAEYHVGLLFLKLGMAARNRYAIVRPGEQAIAHLARETSTMVQLLAEENGRAIVLCRVVGEGAPSRNDVLGRVLPVHCSAAGKAIVASYSDDRVAAILDRHGLPKLTENTITDREEFFAELKRVRENGYSLNDGESVSGVRSIGRSIIVNDRVVAAATLTGSKHAMSDERIESTLSEQLLRTVNEIEMSITDMGDSRTDMGNSSVL
- a CDS encoding IclR family transcriptional regulator domain-containing protein, which gives rise to MDGPIEAKDFGPRHHLIADVGVLWPVCERATEQIRNQGYAQNDEEQLNGTRSVSSANVVDGEVFGAISVDGPAHRLRWKFFHEELPQQVMSVTSEIRLEMLYS
- a CDS encoding MFS transporter encodes the protein MVALGTRLVIPTLLPQITAEFDISNTTAGAAVTIMWLTYAGMQFPAGVLVDRAGERRILLASMGIAAVGVALFAVAPTLTAFFVACAAFGLGTGLFAPPRVTIISRTFPTKDGTVMGITFAAGNVGAAVLPFVAGILAVRFGWRSGVSFVLPMFLLVCYAIWRTVPHASAASTAAIGLSPRQTASRLARILRDRTIALLSLASALMAFTYQGFTAFFPLYLVSIKGLDPPTAALLFGAFFATGAVVQPFAGYLSDSFGERGLLVALTTVHVLALTALPFVNTVEWLAVLVIVLGTRAGAGPVNNAFLVGSLPDDIQGAGYGLLRSIIMAVSATGSVVVGAFADADYFDAAFVFLAVVIVVATGCYVLLPADSQGTRRPS
- a CDS encoding amidohydrolase family protein; this encodes MSQQPRSGSRARDPDDGNLSLVDCDVHPYLRDEDDLIPYLPKNFQSQGVFYPKGYWSSPIGVPREDAHPDDGGPPGSDPAKVADQLLDPFDIDYAILTGGGPSLAASTLPNTYYAGALTSAYNDWLIDDWLSADDRFLGSISVATQNPEHSAKEIHRLADHPQMAQVIAGSATRIPLGQRNYWPIYEAAEEEGLPFAIHVGPEGRAFTNPPSGAGYPNSYFERHTVLPANFMGQLVSMVLEGVFVEFPDLNFVMIEGGFGWVPHVLWRMDKNWKGLKEQAPWLERPPSEYVRRNVRFTTQPIEEPEKSEHLLQIFEMMHAEETVMFASDYPHWDGDSPAHGLPPLPEGLSNAIYHENAQELYGL